In the genome of Calothrix sp. PCC 6303, the window TTACAGTATTTGCCAGCATGTTACTGATTTATCCCTTACAAGAAAGCGGTTTACTTTACGGGGCGATCGCACTTGCTCTAGGATCTGTATTTATCCGTAAATCTTGGCAACTCCTACAAAATCCCGAAGATAAACCCAGCGCTCGAAGTTTATTTCTTTACTCTATTTCCTACATGATGCTGCTGTGTTTGGGTATGGTGATTGATAGTTTGCCTATTACCCAACATGCCATCGCTTTTGCAATTAACAAGCTGCATTTACTTGTAGCTTAAAACTTGATTGCACGATCAAATTTTAATCAAAACCTCCGTCAGCAATAATTAGGTTGACGGAGGTTCACTATTTTCTTACGTAACATGCTCGGATTTGTGAACAATACTGGGAATAGACATGAAAATTAGGATAATTAGATTCGCCACCCAAAACAACAGAATCAACCATAATAGACCTAATTCTACTTGAGTGTAATTTGCCAAGTGTAAACCTTCCCAAAGTTGCCAAAGTCGAAAAATTGTGTAAATAGTTCCAATAATCACCACAACACTTTTGACAAACAAACGGCTAAAGCTGACCTCACAAACTAACTGAATTGCAACTACTCCAAGATAACTTCCCAAAAATTGACGAACAATTGATTGATTCCACAAAGTGATTAACATCACAAATGGGACAATTACTCCTATAACCAAAGCAACCCTGAGCCAAATTCGCATAAACTGCCATTGCCTCTCACTAAATGTGATGACATCGCTTAAGGGTAAATTCCCGGTTTTGATCAACCAACCTCCTCCCCCGCTCAAGACTGTGGCGATCGCTAGGAAGGATACAATAGTTAAACTGTTATTGGCAACAGCAGTGGAAGTTATATTCATAAGTTATAAATTTTACACCTGCAAAGCTAAAAAAATTACGTTTGTACATTTTCCGAAATCCTCTAATTTATTCCTGTATCCCTTTAGCAGAAATAAATCAAAGCTAGGTTAAGCAGAGTCAATGTTTGATTCACTGGCACTAAATGGTGCTAACTCAGCTGCTAACTATACTTTCTATTCAGCCGTTTTATTCGAGGCAATTTTGGCAAGGGGGGTCAAGCCCCCTGTTATCAAACAAGAGTAGAAAGCTATAAAAGGTCAGCATCTTTGAAATGATGTGTGTAAAAAACTATTCAAAATATGCGACGGAAGCAGCACAGCCAAAATTATCAGTAATGAATCAACATCAAAATATCTATTTCTCATAGGGCATTCCAGACAAAATTGGTTCTGACTTAATTTAATCTGACAAAAATCATTAAAAATAGAGGTAAAAAATGAGACACGAAAAACTTTCGGCTGGTTTGTTATTGGCATACGAAGACTACCAACGTGACGGAGAACAAGCTCTAATTCCACACAAGCGATCGCTTGGTATCATCGCTCCTAAGAATAACGTTAAACCGGCTAAAAGTGTTGTCTTCGTCTACTGCGATGAAGAAGCTGATTTAAGCCATCTCGAACAATACGGCATTCACTTCAACCAAAATACAGGTAAAGTTCGCACAGCATTTTTACCCGTTGATGGCTTAGATGCACTATCAGAAGAAGCTTCTGTTTGCCGCATCAAACCATCCCGGAAAATGAAATTACTGATGGATGTGGCACCTGGAAAAGTAAAATTGCCTGAGTTCAAAACCAAAACCGGATTGACAGGTAAAGGCGTAATTATTGGTATCGTGGATAGTGGAATTGATGCCAAACACCCAGCTTTTGCCGGACGAATCCTGCGAATTTGGGATCAAACCATGTCGGGGCCTGGTGTTGCTGAAGGCAACTATGGTGCAGAATTTACTGGAGAACAACTAACTGTTTCCCAAGATGTAGATGGACATGGTACCCACGTTGCTGGTATCGCTTCGGGTGCAGACACAAACTATGGTGGTGTCGCACCCGAAGCCGAAATCATCGCTGTTAGATCCGATTTACAAGATGCTCACATAGCTGATGGAATCCGTTATATCTTCCGTTTAGCTGCTGAATTAGGCAAACCCGCAGTTGTTAACCTCAGCTTGGGTGGACATGCAGATGCTCATGATGGTAGTGATTCACTTTCTAAAATTATCGATGCTGAAAGTGGTCCTGGCAAAATTGTTTGCTGTGCAGCTGGAAACGAAGGTAATGATAACATTCACGGACAAGCGGAAGTAAAATCCTGTTCCATGAGTTCCATGCGCTTCCGTGTTCCTAGTACTCAAGTGGGAATTGTTTGGTTGAATGGTTGGTATACAGGTAACACACAACTAGAAATTGCAGTTCGCAGTCCTATTGGTTTTGTAACTCCTTGGCAAAAAATCATTGCTGATGGTAATCCTTCTAAAGATTACAACTTACCTGATGGCAAAGTGCAAATTGTCACACCAGCAGCAGATCCTAGCAATAATGATTACAATTTCTTTGTACAAATCCAGGGAAATGGTACATTTCCAGTGACACAAGGAGTATGGCAACTACGAGTCCGTAACAAATCTAAAGAACAAACTCGCCTTGATGTTTGGACACTTGATGATACTGGTTCAGTATTTTTCACCGGGAAAAGCGCTCAAGACACCATGAAAATTGGTTCACCTGGTGCTGCTAAAACTGCAATTACAGTTGCTTCCTTCACAACAAAAACCGAATATAACGATATCGACGGGAATAAGCGTGAAGTTGGTTTAACCTTGGATGATATCTCGGAATTTAGCAGTGAAGGTCCCCTACGTAACAATGAGCAAAAACCCGATGTTGCTGCACCTGGAGCGATGATTTGTTCTACATTATCATCTGCTGCTGCCTTTGATCGGGCAATGATGGTTAATTCCAAATTCGTGATGTTAGCTGGTACCAGCATGGCAACTCCGTTTATCTCAGGTTTAGTTGCTTTGTTACTCCAACGGGATGCAAGTTTAACTCCTGATGCAGTGAAGGAAATATTCAAGAAAAACAGCACAATTCCTGGAAAGGGTGCAGGTGAATTTGATCCTAAATGGGGATTTGGATTGATTAATACTGAGAATCTTTAAAACTTTGGGTGTTAAGCTGCTACGCAGGTAATACCGATTCAAAAAATCATTGCAACACATAAACAATCTGTAGGGGTTTAGCATTGCTAAACCCCTACCAAAGCATCTGTCGCATTGTTTCTTCAAATTGCTAGAAATCAGGGTAATAGGGGCAAACGGTTGTTTGCCCCTACGATTGACTGTAAATATTTTTGTCCAGGTATTTATGCTCTCAGTTTTGCTCTATTTTTGATTGCTTGTGGTTGCTTCAACGAAATGATACCTTCAATTGTTGAAGTGAAAGCAGATGATAGAGGAATGTATATATGTATCATGGAAAATCATTTACTAGTCTAACTATTATTTCTAGTTTGTTCACACCCTATGTAGCGATTGCTGCACCACCACGAAATCCGGATCAGGTTGTTAACTGTGATATCTTGGCAGCTGGGGCTGGACTTTCGGGTGTGGCAACTGCTTATGAGGGATTATTAGCAGGAAAAACCGTCTGTTTGACGGAAATCACCGATTGGTTGGGGGGACAAATTTCTTCTCAGGGGACTTCTGCACTAGATGAACGTCCTACCCAAAGAGCGAAACAGTTTTTTTCTCGTGGATATCTGGATTTACGTCAACGGATTCAAAAAACCTATGGAGGGAATCTCAACCCTGGTGACTGTTGGGTGAGTGAATCGTGTTTTTTACCAGCAGATGGACACAAAGCTTTGCAGGGGATGCTGAAGGATGCTGAAAGTAAGGGGAGAGGAAAATTACATTGGTTTCCGAATACGGTAATTAAAGAATTAGAAATGAGTCAGGATGGTAAGTTGATTGAAAATGCGATCGCAATTCAACATCAACCCGCACCAAATGCCCCCAAGCTAAATACTTTTACCCTTTCCCAAACCATTGAAGATTCCTATAGTTACCAAAATTCTCCCCGCTTCACCAAAACTATCATCCGCTTTTCCCCCAAACAAACCAAAGTTACTAATGCACCCCGGTGGTATGTTGCTGATACTTCCGAAACTGGGGAAATTATTGGTTTAGCCGATGTTCCTTACCGCTTGGGAATCGACCCCCTCAGCTACTTAGAACCTTCATCATCTTCCACCACCAATAACCCCTACTGTACCCAAGGTTTTACTTATACTTTTGCGATGGAGGCAACCAAAACCCCGCAAACTAATGCAATGCCTCCCTATTATGAGCAATATGCACCATATTTTAGTTATGAACTCAAACGATTAGCAAATTTCAACTTAGTATTTACCTATCGTCGGATTTGGAGTCCAACTAAAGGAAAATCGGAAAAATTTGGCGGAATTGAGTTTACTAGCCCCACACCAGGGGATATTTCCATGCAAAACTGGACTTGGGGCAACGACTACCGACCAGGAACTGCCCAAGATAACCTAGTTTATACCCGTGACCAACTTCAAGCAACTGGACAACTTACTTCTGGTGGTTGGATGGGGGGACTCAGAACAGATGCTTTACTCAAAGCTGAAGAAAAATCTCTTTCTTATTTTTACTGGTTAGTTGCGGGAAATACTGACTCTCAACTAGGTAAAGATGTCAAACAGCCAGAACCCAATCATCGTTTGCTAACTGGGTTAGATGCACCCATGGGTACAGTCAGTGGTTTATCCAAATATCCATACATGCGCGAAGGTAGACGGATTATTGGACGACCAAGTTGGGGACAAGCTGATGGTTTTTCCATTGCTGAAATCGATATTTCTCGGCAGGATTACAACGATGAGTATTACCGCACCACCTTACCAGCTGACATGTATCGCCAACTACGGGCATCTCTGGCAGGTTTAGAAGCAGCATCGGTACTCACCGGGCAAATTGACCCCAACAAAGCCAACCGACGCACCCGTTCCACGGTGTACCCCGATTCAGTTGGTATTGGGCACTATGCCATCGATTTTCATCCCTGTATGGAAAAAAGTCCCCCAGAAGCACCCGGCAACCGTGAATACCCAGGAGAAAGACGCGGTGCTGGACAAGCCTATCCTTTCCAAATTCCCCTCAGAGCCATGATTCCCCAAAAAATAGATAATTTACTAGTTGGGGGTAAAAGTATTGCCACAAGCCACATAGCTGCCGCTGCGTACAGAGTTCATTCCTTTGAATGGTCAGCTGGTGCAGCTTTGGGAACAGTTGCAGCCTTCTCGTTGAAAAACGCGATCGCACCTTATGAATTAATAGATAATCTGCCCAAAATGGAACCGAAATTAGACCAACTCAGGGCATTATTAGAGCAGAACAACAACCCAACCGCATTTCCTGACACATCCATCTTTAACCAGAAATGGGAAGATTGGAAGTAAATCACTAAGCAGTTATCAGTGAACAGTAAGTACTTATCAGTTATAAAGCTTGAACAATTTGACTTAGCGATCGCCAAAATCTAAATAGGGCTAAACTTCGTTAGGTGCAATTTAAATTCCTCACCACATCTAACTAGCGATTTTGATTCCTGATAACAGTTAACTGATAACTGTTCCCTGTTGACTGATTACGAACTAAACTAGTTACTTGTACATCTAATTCTTGTAAACCCTCTACTGAACCTAGTATTTTATGCTTACAAGACTTTCAGCCACAGTTTACGGAATGGCATCGGCACCTACTGTAACTCCTGAACGGTCGAGCCAAGTCGTCCAAAAACCCTATCCTAACTATAAAGTGATAGTGTTAGATGATGACTTTAACACCTTTCAGCATGTCGCCGAATGCCTGATAAAATATATACCAGCAATGACAAGCGATCGCGCTTGGGACTTAACCAACCAAGTTCATTTTGAAGGACAAGCAATTGTTTGGACTGGTCCCCAAGAACCAGCGGAACTGTATCATCAGCAGTTGCGTCGTGCTGGCTTAACGATGGCACCTCTTGAAGCAGCTTAAATCCTAAAATATCATGACTAAACCCTCCCCTGGCAGGCTTGTTTGGAATCACTCCACCCACATCCCCGGTTTAATTCCCGTACTAGAACGTCTATGTAAATATGACGGAATTCAAACTGTGACACCAGGGGTATTAGGTAGGGTGAAAGGTCATGCTCCCAAGCTATTATTAAGGATATCTGTACCGATACGTGGAGGTTTTAAAGCGATCGCACGTCAGGGGAAAACGGTACAAGAGGTGTTTATTCTCACTGCCTTAGATCAGGAATGTTTGGAACATGCGATCGCTATTTCTATTAAAAAGTAAATAAAAAGTAAATTCCGCTGCGCGGGAATACAGAAATACAGAAATATATATCTCATATCTGTAACCACCACCACAAATTTCCTTTAAAAAACAAAGACGCTCCACCGGAACGTCTATTTATGATGAAGGCTTTAGAGCAGCGTTTTTACATCCAATCAATTTACCTATTCTTCAATTTTATTCACTGCAAACTTGTGTAGCGGTAAGCTCAGAATGCATGAAAATGTTAGCAAATATGCCAAAGCAGTGGTAATCTTCAAAGGTGGAATTAATGTTTCCCAGCCAGGTAATGTAATCTTTTGCATCCCAAAAGCAACACAGTAAACTAACCAATAGGAAAAGCTCATCATAAACAAAATCCGCTCAGTTTCCTTCGCTTCATCATTCTGAGAATCATAACCCCACAGTAAGACCAAGCCGCTAACACAAGCGATCGCAGATAATAGAACAACCGAACTGTGACAACATAAAGTGTTTAAAAGCATTTTTTATATTCCGAAGCTGATTAATTTGATTTCAGTTTATCGGATGAGTATTTCAGTTTCCAAAAAAGAGTTACAAACTGAAATACAACAATCGGAAGAATGTAAATAAATACGAAGAAAAATAGAGAAAAATAAAGTAAGGGTTGATGATTACCAAACCCTTACCTAACAACTAAATACATTTTCTTGGGAAAACCATGTTTTCTATTTAGTGTCAATACGTAAAATATTAAATATCTCTAAAGCCACTTTTCTATAGGAGTTGAGAAATTCTTACTTTAAAGGAGGAACCTGGGGCAAATTTGGGTCTTGTTCAGTATTACTCATATTACCAGGGTCAATTTCACCACTAGTTAAAAATCTAAAAGTCTCCTGATACAAACTTTGCCAAAAGCGATTTGTCATTCCCTGACTTTTGACATCCGGTTCTGCAAGGGGATGGGGAACTAAATCACTAGCAGGGTATATATATAAATGATTTCCCTTTTTTTCCCCACCAACGTCATTAAAAAACTTTTGATTAGTGGGGATATTTGCAGCATCCTCGTTTTCCGTTAGTACCATCAAAGTACGAACCTGCTGTAACGCTTTGACATTCTTCGGTTCACGGACAAAAGCCCCATATTTTGCCGCTGCCGTCAATGCACCAATTGGAAAACTTTCACCAGGACTCCAGCTTTTTTCATGTATATCCAAAGGACCAGCTAAATTTACATACCGCTCCATAATTGGTGTATGTAGTTTTAGTAACGGTGCATAGCTGACAACTTTCGAGATGCGATTAGGTTTATCAGCTGCCAAACCAAGTGCGATCGCAGCTCCTACAGATAACCCAATAGTGTAAATTGGTCCTGACATATCGTCAAGTTCCGCCAATCTTTGCCGTGCATGGGTAAGATATTCCATGTGATTGGAATCAAAATAGCGGTAAAAATCAGGATCGTCATCTCTTTCAATTGCTGGGACAATATCCAGTAAACGCGGTTCAATCAACAGCAAACGCGACACCAAAGCAGCTTGTTGCTGAAAAGAAGGACGCTGAAACTTACTAGGATCTGTTGGTAAATTAGCAATATAGTTGGACAAAACACTGTCTTTTTGCACTTTCTCCCGCAATGGTTGGCAGATTTCCGGTTTTAAATCCACCTGACACCAATACTTACTTGGTGGTTGTAAAGCATGTCCAGCTAAGTTTGTTTGGTAATAATTAAACCCGTTGGCAAATAAGTAATCAGATAATAGTGACATTTGCTTGGGTTTGCCACTAAACCCATGAAATACTAATACTGTACCGTGTATAGCTTTCCCAGGTTCGTGAAAACCGTAGTATGGAGTCGAACCAGCACGAAAATTTGGGTTATTATTTACACTTTGAATATAAGCATCGATTCTCTTTTTGGTGCGGCTAATTTGTTCCCTAGTAGGAGTCGCAGAGAGTTTTATATTAGTTGTCATCGTCACATTTGCTGTAATTGTGTATTTTTATAGAAATAGCGCGAAACTTGCAGGACTTAGCTTGTTTACTTTTATAGGTAAAATCTAAGGCAAAATATGCGGTATTCAAATACAACATCAATAGCGATGTATTCAATTACGCAAAAACTTGGAAGTATTAACTAAGGGACTTCCAACAAAATAATTCCCCAATAGATGCATTGGTGGTTTTACCATGGACAAGTTTGAGTACGGGAAACTCCAATACCCAACCCATCAAGCTAACATTACAATCATAATTAAGAACTAAACAAAAGGATATATTACTATGCTATCTACATCTAATACGGATAGACGCAAACTGCTTTCTGCCCTATCTCATGGATCAATTTTCTTCAGTACAACACTCGTCTCTATTGGTATTCCCATTGCCATTTACTTTATTGCCGATGATTCTGTAATTAGAAGTAACGCAAAAGAATCTATCAATTTCCACCTCAATGTCTGGTTCTGGGCGACAGTTATAGGAGTTCCCATCGGCATTTTATCTTTTATTACCTTTGGTCTTGGTGGTATTTTATTCTTTCCTGTAGTCGCTTTGGGCTTTTTAATCCACTGGGGACTGACTATTTGGGCTTTGTTGCATTGTTTTAGCCAACCTGATGTCCCATTTCGCTACCCTTTTACCTTCAGAATTTTCTAGATACGTTTAGTGGCAGGGGGAAATGAAACTAATTACTAATTCTGCCCCCTTTCAAAATTTATCTATGTCCCATCCTGGTATATTTAGGAATTAAGCATTAATTAAACGCTTTTCGTAGTCATTCAAACAAAAAGACTACGAAGAAAAAATAGAAACGAAAGATAAAGAGATCCAAAGCCTAAATGATAAATTAACAAACAGCAAAGTATCTCCTTAACTTTCATCAAATGTGACTAATTACACCTAAATAACCGCTAACTCATTAAGTTTCCTGCGATGCCATTTGCGCGTGCTTACGTTGACTATGCATGGATGAATATAACCTATTCAGTGCATTTACATAAGCCTGTGCGGAGGCAACGATGATGTCTGTATTGGCTGCATGACCTGTAAATATTCTATTTTCATCCTTGAGACGAATTGTCACTTCCCCAATGGCATCAATTCCAGCTGTCACAGATTGTACAGAGTATTCAATCAGTTGATTCGGAACATTAGCAATCCGATTAATGGCTTTGTAAATTGCGTCAACGGGTCCGGTTCCAATGGCTGCATCGGTGATTTCTGCACCATCAGGTAAACGCAGAGTAATAGTAGCTGTAGGACGGGCATTACTACCACAGGATATCTGTACTAATTCCAGTTTAAACAGATCTGGGGCTTGTTGAGTTTCGTCATTAACGATTGCTTCTAAATCCCTGTCGCTAATTTCTTTCTTTTTATCGGCAATATCTTTAAATCTGACAAAAGCTTTATTTAAATCGCTTTCGGAAAGATCATAACCCAACTCTTGTAAACGACTGCGGAAAGCATTTCTTCCGGAAAGTTTGCCCAAGACGATTTGATTGTCTGTTAAACCAATCAATTGGGCATCCATAATTTCATAGGTGAGTTTGTTTTTCAACACCCCATCTTGGTGGATACCCGATTCGTGGGAGAAAGCATTCGCACCGACGATGGCTTTATTTGGCTGGACTAACATTCCTGTGAGGTTAGAAACCAAACGTGATGTTTTGTAAATTTGCCGAGTATCAATATTTGTGAGTGCTTTCTCTGATTCTACTGGTCTGCCAAAAAAGGGATTGAAGTATTGTCTGCGGACATGTAAAGCCATAACTAACTCTTCGAGTGCAGCATTTCCAGCCCGTTCACCGATACCATTAATAGTACATTCTAGCTGTCTGGCACCATTTTTTACTGCTTCTAAAAAGTTGGCAACTGCTAACCCTAAATCGTTGTGTCCGTGGACAGAAATAATTGCTTGATCGATATTGGGAACATTTTCTTTGATGCCTTTAATTAAGGCTCCAAATTCACTGGGAGTTATGAAACCAACAGTATCTGGAATATTAACAGTTGTTGCCCCAGCAGCGATTACTCGCTCTAATACTTCATACAAGAATTCTGGATCAGAACGTCCGGCATCTTCGGGAGAAAATTCTACATCCTGAACAAAACTTTTGGCATAAGCTACCATTTCCCCAGCAATTTCTAAAACTTCTGAGCGGGTTTTTTTGAGTTTATATTGCAGATGGATATCGCTGGTGGCAAGGAAAGTATGAATTCGACCTTTTGCTGCTGGTTTGATGGCTTCGGCTGCTGCCTTGATGTCATCGTGACGCGATCGCGCTAAACTACAAATCACCGGACCATCTTCAACCCCGACAACCTCAGCAATTTTCTGAACTGCTTCAAAATCGCCAGGACTGGCAAAGGCAAAGCCTGCTTCGATGACATCTACTCCCAAGCGTGCTAGTTGCTTGGCTATGGTCAGTTTCTCATCAATGTTTAGTGTTGCCCCTGGTGACTGTTCACCATCACGGAGCGTTGTATCAAAGATAATAATTCCTTCGGGTTTGCTGTTCATTTGCTGCTTAGAAGTAATTTATAGTTTTGCGACCACTAACTTTAAATCTAACTTTTTGTTTATTTAGAAGTGTAAATAATTATTAAGTCTATTTAAGTCTATGAACCTTCTGATTTTTCTATAACTTCACGAATATCATTTAAATCAATATACCTATCAGTAGCATTACGCAACTCTCTAGCAATCATTCCCTCTGTTGATACAACCGTAATATGAGTATTTTTAGACCGTAATAGTTCGATTGCCCTTTCAAAATCTCCATCTCCACTAAATAGAACAACTCGGTCATATTGGTCTACTGTATTAAACATATCAACAACGATTTCTATGTCTAAATTAGCTTTTTGTGAGTATCGACCGGAGGAATCATCATAATATTCTTTAAGAATTTTAGTTCGTACCG includes:
- a CDS encoding S8 family peptidase; amino-acid sequence: MRHEKLSAGLLLAYEDYQRDGEQALIPHKRSLGIIAPKNNVKPAKSVVFVYCDEEADLSHLEQYGIHFNQNTGKVRTAFLPVDGLDALSEEASVCRIKPSRKMKLLMDVAPGKVKLPEFKTKTGLTGKGVIIGIVDSGIDAKHPAFAGRILRIWDQTMSGPGVAEGNYGAEFTGEQLTVSQDVDGHGTHVAGIASGADTNYGGVAPEAEIIAVRSDLQDAHIADGIRYIFRLAAELGKPAVVNLSLGGHADAHDGSDSLSKIIDAESGPGKIVCCAAGNEGNDNIHGQAEVKSCSMSSMRFRVPSTQVGIVWLNGWYTGNTQLEIAVRSPIGFVTPWQKIIADGNPSKDYNLPDGKVQIVTPAADPSNNDYNFFVQIQGNGTFPVTQGVWQLRVRNKSKEQTRLDVWTLDDTGSVFFTGKSAQDTMKIGSPGAAKTAITVASFTTKTEYNDIDGNKREVGLTLDDISEFSSEGPLRNNEQKPDVAAPGAMICSTLSSAAAFDRAMMVNSKFVMLAGTSMATPFISGLVALLLQRDASLTPDAVKEIFKKNSTIPGKGAGEFDPKWGFGLINTENL
- a CDS encoding FAD-dependent oxidoreductase; amino-acid sequence: MYHGKSFTSLTIISSLFTPYVAIAAPPRNPDQVVNCDILAAGAGLSGVATAYEGLLAGKTVCLTEITDWLGGQISSQGTSALDERPTQRAKQFFSRGYLDLRQRIQKTYGGNLNPGDCWVSESCFLPADGHKALQGMLKDAESKGRGKLHWFPNTVIKELEMSQDGKLIENAIAIQHQPAPNAPKLNTFTLSQTIEDSYSYQNSPRFTKTIIRFSPKQTKVTNAPRWYVADTSETGEIIGLADVPYRLGIDPLSYLEPSSSSTTNNPYCTQGFTYTFAMEATKTPQTNAMPPYYEQYAPYFSYELKRLANFNLVFTYRRIWSPTKGKSEKFGGIEFTSPTPGDISMQNWTWGNDYRPGTAQDNLVYTRDQLQATGQLTSGGWMGGLRTDALLKAEEKSLSYFYWLVAGNTDSQLGKDVKQPEPNHRLLTGLDAPMGTVSGLSKYPYMREGRRIIGRPSWGQADGFSIAEIDISRQDYNDEYYRTTLPADMYRQLRASLAGLEAASVLTGQIDPNKANRRTRSTVYPDSVGIGHYAIDFHPCMEKSPPEAPGNREYPGERRGAGQAYPFQIPLRAMIPQKIDNLLVGGKSIATSHIAAAAYRVHSFEWSAGAALGTVAAFSLKNAIAPYELIDNLPKMEPKLDQLRALLEQNNNPTAFPDTSIFNQKWEDWK
- the clpS gene encoding ATP-dependent Clp protease adapter ClpS, with the translated sequence MLTRLSATVYGMASAPTVTPERSSQVVQKPYPNYKVIVLDDDFNTFQHVAECLIKYIPAMTSDRAWDLTNQVHFEGQAIVWTGPQEPAELYHQQLRRAGLTMAPLEAA
- a CDS encoding DUF2103 domain-containing protein — its product is MTKPSPGRLVWNHSTHIPGLIPVLERLCKYDGIQTVTPGVLGRVKGHAPKLLLRISVPIRGGFKAIARQGKTVQEVFILTALDQECLEHAIAISIKK
- a CDS encoding alpha/beta hydrolase-fold protein codes for the protein MTTNIKLSATPTREQISRTKKRIDAYIQSVNNNPNFRAGSTPYYGFHEPGKAIHGTVLVFHGFSGKPKQMSLLSDYLFANGFNYYQTNLAGHALQPPSKYWCQVDLKPEICQPLREKVQKDSVLSNYIANLPTDPSKFQRPSFQQQAALVSRLLLIEPRLLDIVPAIERDDDPDFYRYFDSNHMEYLTHARQRLAELDDMSGPIYTIGLSVGAAIALGLAADKPNRISKVVSYAPLLKLHTPIMERYVNLAGPLDIHEKSWSPGESFPIGALTAAAKYGAFVREPKNVKALQQVRTLMVLTENEDAANIPTNQKFFNDVGGEKKGNHLYIYPASDLVPHPLAEPDVKSQGMTNRFWQSLYQETFRFLTSGEIDPGNMSNTEQDPNLPQVPPLK
- a CDS encoding DUF4870 domain-containing protein, yielding MLSTSNTDRRKLLSALSHGSIFFSTTLVSIGIPIAIYFIADDSVIRSNAKESINFHLNVWFWATVIGVPIGILSFITFGLGGILFFPVVALGFLIHWGLTIWALLHCFSQPDVPFRYPFTFRIF
- a CDS encoding 2-isopropylmalate synthase encodes the protein MNSKPEGIIIFDTTLRDGEQSPGATLNIDEKLTIAKQLARLGVDVIEAGFAFASPGDFEAVQKIAEVVGVEDGPVICSLARSRHDDIKAAAEAIKPAAKGRIHTFLATSDIHLQYKLKKTRSEVLEIAGEMVAYAKSFVQDVEFSPEDAGRSDPEFLYEVLERVIAAGATTVNIPDTVGFITPSEFGALIKGIKENVPNIDQAIISVHGHNDLGLAVANFLEAVKNGARQLECTINGIGERAGNAALEELVMALHVRRQYFNPFFGRPVESEKALTNIDTRQIYKTSRLVSNLTGMLVQPNKAIVGANAFSHESGIHQDGVLKNKLTYEIMDAQLIGLTDNQIVLGKLSGRNAFRSRLQELGYDLSESDLNKAFVRFKDIADKKKEISDRDLEAIVNDETQQAPDLFKLELVQISCGSNARPTATITLRLPDGAEITDAAIGTGPVDAIYKAINRIANVPNQLIEYSVQSVTAGIDAIGEVTIRLKDENRIFTGHAANTDIIVASAQAYVNALNRLYSSMHSQRKHAQMASQET
- a CDS encoding NYN domain-containing protein, translating into MGTTMNRLSIFVDGNNMFYAQQKNGWFFDPRRVLEYFKHEQSETHLINAFWYTGLKDPQDQRGFRDALISLGYTVRTKILKEYYDDSSGRYSQKANLDIEIVVDMFNTVDQYDRVVLFSGDGDFERAIELLRSKNTHITVVSTEGMIARELRNATDRYIDLNDIREVIEKSEGS